The stretch of DNA ttctgtgattttttcgctaatttgcgcgactttttcatactgtgcgtcaaaaattaaaATCGtgttgtcgcaacgagtatgaaagttttggattcattcaagcttcggcatCGTGCcatttcttgggccgggttggagctgcagagtgccattgagccctatgggagactttccttgggccaggttggagctgcagagtgccattgagccctatgggagactttccttgggccgggttggagctgcagagtgccattgagccctatgggagactttccttgggccgggttggagctgcagagtgccattgagccctatgggagactttccttgggccaggttggagctgcagagtgccattgagccctatgggagactttccttgggccgggttggagctgcagagtgccattgagccctatgggagactttccttgggccaggttggagctgcagagtgccattgagccctatgggagactttccttgggccgggttggagctgcagagtgccattgagccctatgggagactttccttgggccaggttggagctgcagagtgccattgagccctatgggagactttccttgggccgggttggagctgcagagtgccattgagccctataagaAACTTACAAAATAattcgaaaattttgtgactttcagatcaatattgtcgtgactattacgattttttcgtaagcattttcgtgacatttgcgatcatcagaaattatcgtatcttaTCCGAATTCTACGCATTTCtagattcgaactcgtactttgatgaatcagccccatagaatgCTCAtcctaaaaataattttcaaataaagCCTGTTCTTTGaattctttgttttctgtttttggaaTTCAGACTGCTTGTTTTCCCCTTTGACTTCAAGATTCATGTAACTGTATTTTCTTGTTTCTCTCCTAGACATGGAAAGAAATGTCTTCCTATTCCCCACTCGGTCTGTCATTAATTATGTGGTTCTGACCCCAATGGTGACTGAGTCTTTAGATAAATTGACCGTTTGTTTGAGGATCTATACAAATGACAGAAGATATGCCCTTTTTAACGTGGGCACAACAGAGTCATTAATTGAAATGTCTGTTGTTTTCCAGTCCATGCCATGTTACACAGACTTGCCATACTGTTCAAACGACATCTTCATGAACACTTTGAAGGTATCTATTCCTGCAAAGGCAGATGTTCTGGGCTGGAATCACATCTGTGTGACCTGGGACTCTTATACTGGGGTTCTACAGCTTTGGGTTAATGGGAAAGTCTCCCCTCGCACAATAATGCAGGAAGCCTTTTCCGTTGATCTTCAGAAAGGTTTTGTCCTGGGTCAGAAGCGGGATTATTATTATCAGAAGTGGGATTCATACGTTTCCTTTGAAGGGGAAATAAGTGACGTCCATATGTGGAATAGGGTTTTGCCTCCTGAGACCATAAGGAAGGTTCTGCTAAATAGAAGGAATATTAATGGGAATGTCATTAGCTGGAGGTCTCTAAACTACACTCTTTATGGTAATGTCACTGTCCAACCCAAACTCCAGTGTAGATATTGCGGTAAGCTTGGCTTACACCATCCTGGGC from Xenopus tropicalis strain Nigerian chromosome 8, UCB_Xtro_10.0, whole genome shotgun sequence encodes:
- the LOC100135384 gene encoding uncharacterized protein LOC100135384 (The RefSeq protein has 1 substitution compared to this genomic sequence), producing the protein MAQEDMERNVFLFPTRSVINYVVLTPMVTESLDKLTVCLRIYTNDRRYALFNVGTTESLIEMSVVFQSMPCYTDLPYCSNDIFMNTLKVSIPAKADVLDWNHICVTWDSYTGVLQLWVNGKVSPRTIMQEAFSVDLQKGFVLGQKRDYYYQKWDSYVSFEGEISDVHMWNRVLPPETIRKVLLNRRNINGNVISWRSLNYTLYGNVTVQPKLQCRYCGKLGLHHPGLSEQNINIEGLESEN